From Anoplopoma fimbria isolate UVic2021 breed Golden Eagle Sablefish unplaced genomic scaffold, Afim_UVic_2022 Un_contig_6743_pilon_pilon, whole genome shotgun sequence:
CCCCCCTGACTGTGACCCAGACTTATCAAAAGATACTTGGGATTAAATTTGATggggaagggggagggaaaACAAATTGGCCAGACGTGGTAGGGAAAGTCAGGCAGAGACTAGGCTACTGGACACTTAGAGGACTGACATTAGAAGGAAAGGTTTTAATCATCAAATCAGTGATTTTACCTTTGCTTTTACTTATCAGTTCTGTTTTTATCCCACCTAGGAAAGTGCTTTTAGAGCTAGAACgagccattttttatttcctgtgggGGTCCAAGTGGGAACGGCTCAGAAGAAgcgaaatgaaaaaaacaaaagagaagggaggaaaaggagtgCCGGACCTGCACCTGTTTTTAGGCAGCAAATACATCGCACAACATCTTAAAGCTGCAACAGCCCCATCCAGAAACCCAAAGACTGTAGCAATGACACGATTCTGGATGGGGTCTTACCTCAGAAAAATCAAGCTTTTACCCGTAGACCTTAGAACACCTGTGTCTTTTAACCTGCCACCAGCTTATGcttttattgagacatttttacGGCATTTCAAACTTGAGAAGGAGGatctaaatgttttaactgacCACCGCTCTTTGATTTCTGTTGTGCAGGAGCGGGAACCAGTGAGCCCAGTGCGTGGGCTTGCATTCGGCGAGCCCTCGACAGTTTGGCGCAACGTGAACCATTCCGCTCTTCCAAACAGACTCCGGGACCTGTCTTGGATGGTGGCTCACGAGATCCTCCCAGTCAGAGCCGTAATGCATTCCCGGGGCATGTCGGCACACTCTACCTGCCCCCGACCAGGTTGTGGCGCCCCTGAGTCGGTGAGGCACCTGCTCTGGGAGTG
This genomic window contains:
- the LOC129115036 gene encoding LOW QUALITY PROTEIN: uncharacterized protein LOC129115036 (The sequence of the model RefSeq protein was modified relative to this genomic sequence to represent the inferred CDS: deleted 1 base in 1 codon) produces the protein MLGRAPLVVGGDFNCIFSRNDRKGAGDINILCTDLLSLNRTLDLTDWYGRASGSKLNRSKTQALFYGPWTATEMTGLPLTVTQTYQKILGIKFDGEGGGKTNWPDVVGKVRQRLGYWTLRGLTLEGKVLIIKSVILPLLLLISSVFIPPRKVLLELERAIFYFLWGSKWERLRRSEMKKTKEKGGKGVPDLHLFLGSKYIAQHLKAATAPSRNPKTVAMTRFWMGSYLRKIKLLPVDLRTPVSFNLPPAYAFIETFLRHFKLEKEDLNVLTDHRSLISVVQEREPVSPVRGLAFGEPSTVWRNVNHSALPNRLRDLSWMVAHEILPVRAVMHSRGMSAHSTCPRPGCGAPESVRHLLWECSAAVDQWAM